The genomic region AACAGGACAATAGCAGTGCTCACCTCATAGGCTGTGTACAGCCACGTGTCTGGAGGGGCAGCTCTTCACCAGCTTTCAGAGATACACCAAAACGCCACATTGCCACATGATCCCACATAAAACACGGGCCGTgccaacagaggccccttccgcacacgcaaaataatgcgttttcaaaccactttcacaactgtttgcaagtggattttgccattccgcacagcttcaaagagcagtgaaagcagttggaaagtgcatgtgcggaatgagcctgagactgACATCCCCCCACCTGCACTCAAGCCTCCGAGGGGCTATGTGGCAAATCTCAATAGCACACCTGGCAGCTCGGCACGGGGCTCTGTTGTAGGGTTGGCACCCCAACAGTTCAACCCAAGGCTGACTGAGGTGCCACTCAGCCCGGGGGGATATTGGCCAGGAAaggcctgcccccccacccaggCCTTAGGAGGAAGggtgctgctgccgccccccgcccgcccccaggGCTACTCACCCCCTTCGGCCAGGAGGGCCTCCCAGGCGGCCGCTTCTCTCTTCTGCAGGGTGAAGAGCACGGAGCCATCCTGCAGGCGGGCGCTGCTGCGAGCCTCGTCGATGGGGGCCCAGAGGAAGGCCTCGAAGAGGAAGGGCGGCGCGCTCACCTGGCAGCCAGAGGAGGGATCCCAGTGCCGGGCAGCGGAAGCGGCGGGCCAGagagggctgccagcctccctcCCGCTGGGGGCGGGAGTTCTCCCGGAATCATGGctggaccctccccccccccggacaaacacacacacagcccgaCCGCTTCGGAGGGCGCCTCCACGGCACACCCTGCGGCCCTGCGGaggtccgtggactacaattcccatcagcccctgccagcacgcccCTCCCGCCCCCGGCCCCCACCTTCAGGTAGCGCTCGGCGCAGAAGACGTCCGGGCGGCCGGGGAGGAGGCGCCGCCGCTCGCCCTCCGCGGGCACGGCCAGGAACACCCGCGAGGCCGTCTGCCGCCAGCTGAAGTCGCGCAGCCACACCGGCATGGCGCCCCGTCGCTAAGCGACGCCGCCGTCGCTTCCGGCCAGCCGCGCCCGCCCGCAGCGAGGCATGCCGGGAGTTGTAGTCCGCtctccgcctccctccctccctctctcccgctgCGGAgcgaatcccctcccccccccccccgggggggggggggtgggggcccccccgcccccaaggcgGGACAggacgccccccccaccccccacccccggggcagGCCCCCTCCTCGGGCACAgggcgcccccctccctccctccctccctcccggcaaGCGGGCCCCGCTCCAGGCACGTCGTCaagggggggcaaggagattgttttAAAGAATTGGAGAGTCAGGCCAGGTCCTCCCCGTGGGATCCCCCAGAGACGAccccaggaggagggggaggaggggggcgacGTGGGGCTCCCCTCTGGCCACACGGCCGCCCCCGGCCCGCCCCcggccctcccccgcccccagggcCAGCCTCTGCCTGCCGTTGTCTTTAAACGCCTGCAAGGACCACATTTCCAGACTTCTAgaagcccccccccagcccccccccacacacacacaccttcttcttcctctcttgctCAGATCCAGAAGCAGAGCTGAGGGAGATGCCCAAGTGGAGGAGACCACCGGCCACAGGGGACCATGCCAAgctctgccggggggggggggggggggggcttgaaggGCTAAATGCATGAAagccaggagaaaggggggggagagagagaacccAGGCCAAATCTGCCCGTGGGCCCTGGATCGGCAGGAAACTGACCTCCAAATTAGTATATTTCCAAGCAGCGTGTGAAAGGAGGCCACGGTCAGTGGGCAACTCTCTCAGATCCATCTGAAACCTTCGGCCAGTAAGGCCAGACTTTGGGGGCTGCTTCCTTCCAGTGACTCTGAAGAAGACTGGCCCAGGGGACAGGCAAGGCATAAGGAGGGAAATCGGGGAAACGCAACCTCTGGGatcgaggggggtggggggagaagaaaaatACTTTAGGGCTCTGGGGTTTCTATCTGGGAACGAGCAGCTAAAACCCTCCCTACAAAGCGCTAGTGCACAGGGTTCAGGATTTACTAAAAACGGACACGTTTATTTGGAGGGTCCCTCATAGCCCACTCATATGATGTTCTGAAACAGACACTGGAGACATACCCAAGTTCTGGACTAGCCCTACCACGACTCATGGTGAATATCACTTGACAGTTGACAGTTTCAGCAAGGACACACAAGTCACTGGACATTCCTggtcatctttttaaaataaatattgcttgATTTTTTCTTGTggtctcagatcctctgaaacatttttgttttttcgaAAAGGACCTTTCGCAACAGAAGACACAACTGATGCCAAGAAGACACTCGCTGCTGGTTCTGCTCCAAAGTAGCTACAGTCTCCCCTTGGGCTCCACTgaagccggggcggggggggggggcttgcagacCCCCTCTGGCAACACGGCCTGTGTGCACAAAAGTAGGGTGTGGCAATGAACACCCGGTCGTAATCTTAGAGCAAGCACTTCAAAAGCAAGAGCACAAACAGGAGTCCTGCGGCACCTGAAGGACTGACTACCTTGAAGTTCTTCTGATGAAAACACAGgtaggaaaagaaaagaacagggcCCAGAAAGCAACAGCAGCCGCCCTCCACCAGGAGGGGAGTCGGCAAACAACCGCTCTCCCACCAAGGATGCCTTCTCTCACTCTGGACATCCGGCCGTCACACCTCAGCGCTCGGGACAGGCGGCCCCCCCGTCTCTCTGGTGCGCATCAGCTGCACGTCCTTGTCAGCCATGCACGTGTCGCAGCCCCAGACGGCGGAGGCTTCGGCCGTGAGCAAGCCGTACGCCGACTCCGTCATGCCCGTGCAGATCCGGTGGAACCACTTCTGACACGAGGCCTCGCACAAGATGGCATCCTGGTCGTCGTTCACCTCGTGTGTGCAAATCCCGCAGGGGTAGACTGGGTCGGAGGACGGGTGGCCGTGCTGGCCGGAGTGGAGAGGGAGCTGGCCGGCCTTCTCCGGGCTGCCCCCTTCGGTCGCACTGCGGGGCAGGAGGGGCTTGTTCTGGGTGCCGTTGGCCTGGCTGCTGTTCAGGGCGTCAGGGGGCTTGGGAGGGAGGCCGTCTGGCTCCGCGGGCGCGTGCCGGGCGACGGGCTTCAGGTCCGCATTCCCTGCACTCCCTGGCTCCTCCggggggtgctgggggggagTAGGGCCGTGCTTGTTTGCAACAGGCCTCTGCAGAGGTTTGTTGGTGCCGTAGTTGTGTGGCGGCGGGCCGTAGGGAGGGTTCGGCTCCACCTGGGAGCTGTTAAAACTGGGGTTACTTCCGGGCCCAAAAGGCAGCGGCATCTCATGGTGCGGCATCTGGGTCATGGTCTGGGAGGGCATGTGGCCAAAGTTTTCCCCGGGGTTCGGTCTGAAGTGCTGACCGGGCATGGGGAGGTTTTGATTGACGCTGGTGTTGAAGGGCGGCTGGTTCCCAAAGCCCACGTTTTCGTGGGGCCCGAAATTCATCGCCTGAGGCCGGCTGAAGACCATCCCCACCGGACTCTGCGGAAACGGGTGGGGCTGGCTCCGGAGCGGGTAGGAGGCGCCGTACTGCGAGGCCATCCTGGGAAGCAGGTGCGGGGCCATCCTGAAGGAATTGTAGCCCCCAAAGCCTGGGTAACCGGGGCTTGCGAAATAAGGGTTTCCCGCCGGCGGCAGCGGTTTGTAGCAAACCGTGTTGTAGTTATCGTCAAAGGGGTTGGCTGCTACCAGGTGGTCGGAGCTGGGATTCGGCGGCGGAGCATATTCGGAGGGTGGAGGGAAGCAGGAGCCCTGGAAAGCCACACAGCTCAAGTTAGTGTTACTTTCAACTCAGCTCGACACGGTCGGCTTGGGAAGTTCAGCTCGGCCTCGTCTGCAAAGGCCAGCGGCTctgcaaagggagggaaggaaggatggaCGGCTTGTGACGTGCCCAAAGCTGGGGTGGCTGGGCCTCCCATGAGGCATTGGGGCAGCTGCAGGAAACTGGCTactgtgggggcggggcttgcaCAAGGGGAGATTGGCAGCCTCACCAACCCTTTGTGCACCTGCTGTGGCTTTCAAGGGCAAAGGCCTCTCGGTTCTGCacagaagccccccccctcccccgcaggcgGTCCAGATTCCCTGCGGAAGCCACAGTCCACGCTCACAAGAAGACCCACCCCAGTGGCCGTGGCACCAAGTCTGCAGGAGGAGCCTCAGTTCCACGTGGAGCCCCTGTGGCAGGAGCGGAGAAAGGTGGCCGAGCAAACAGAACCGGGGTTGGGCCGCTCACCCTCAGGACTAGCCTGCTGCAGAGGCTGAAGCATCAGGCTACGTTCCGggagaccccggttcaaatccccactttgccacagaagccaactgggtgactttggaccagcttcagcctgacctacctcacagggggacTGTTGTAAGGATACGACAGAGGAGGAAAGGACAGTATCGTTCACCACATTGCTCCCCGTGGGGGAAAGAAGGAGGGCGTAAATTAAATAATCcacacatttctctctctctctcttttggcctTACTGCGGCCTCACTGCCTACTGTGGATTTTACGTCTTCATCCACACTCTCCTCTGCGTCTCCCTTGCTGGAGTCAGCACAACTTTGTCGAGACTTCACGGCACATGCAAGGTAAGCGGGGCGGCCAAACAGACGCGAGGGGCAGTCTCACGTTTTCCTCCACATCCATCCCTAGTTGCATTttatgcccggggggggggggggcacaaacaaCCGTGAAGCTGCTTACCTGAGCCACAGCCTTGCGTTTCTTCTTGTCCGGGCTTCCAAGTTGCACTGCAGAGCCTCCTAACCCATCCAGTCCACCTTCGCCACCTACAAGATGGTAAGTCACAGAGCGCTGCATTTATCTCCACACGGCCCCTGACCCTGCAGgtggtgtccggacacacctgcGCATGTGTGTGGATCTCTCTTTGCCTACGCACACACGTTCCTCCCAAACACAGAGTGTCTCCCAAGATCCCTCGCAACAGGCCTAAGGCACACAGTTTAGGGGACCCAAGTTCAGCCTCCGACAAGGGTTCTGGGTTCTCACCTGGGTGGGTTTGATGCAGCCACGTTTCTTCCCAATCCTGCCCTACTgttgggctggctggctggaaagGAACACGGCCCCATGTGGAGGGGTGACCCCCAGCCGCCCACCCTGAGTCCTCCAGGGGatttggtggggtaaaaatgcaacaaatgaaTGAgtgacagagtgtgtgtgtgagagagggagggagggcctaacacttatacaaagcagtggtgcgaccgcacttgggagtcctgtgttcagttctggtcgccacatctcaaaaaggatatcgaagagatagaaaaagtgcagagaagggcaacaaggatgattgagagactggagcatcttctttatgaggagaggctgcagcatttgggactctttagtttggagaggagacgtctgaggggggatagaagtctataaaattatgcatggggtagaaaatgttgacagagagaaatttttccctctttctcacaatgctagaaccagggggcattcattgaaaatgctgggggggaagaattaggactaatcaaaggaaacacttcttcacgcaacgtgtgattggtgtttggaatatgctgccacaggaggtggtgatggccactaacctggatagctttgaaaagggcttggacagattgatggaggagaagtcaatctgtggctaccaatcttgatcctccttgatctcagattgcaaatgccttagcagatcaggtgttcgggagcaacagcagcagaaggccattgctttcacctcctgcatctgagctcccaaaggcacctggtgggccactgccagtagcagagagctggactagaggggtagggaacctgtggctctccagatgttcaggaactacaattcccatcagcctctgtcagcatggccaattggccatgctggcaggggctgatgggaattgtagttcctgaacatctggagagccacaggttccctacccctggactagatggactctggtctgatccagcaggctagttcttatgttcttatgagggaggCTGGGCATCTATGCTCAGCCACGGGAGTTTGGAGGGTCATTCCCAGATTGTGCATCTGTGTGTGCCCTTTGGTAGAAACCCAGGCCTTTGAAGGGAAAGTGAGATGCTGTCGGCAATACTTCATTTCAAGAGATACAGACATGCAACATGCAGTAAATGTGTTGCAACAAATATGCAACATGCAGCTTAGCTCCTAGATAAAGACTGTAGCGGCCTGAGGGAATCTGAAATCCAGAGGGGCAGCAACCCGCCCCCAAAGGACACCCCCCTTTTGCAattccagccggggggggggagagggggaacagTGATATCCCCGCTCTTCTCCCCTGCAGTCAGCACCCGAAAGGGCCGCCCCTCCGCCGTCTTGCCCGCACGACCCCCCCACCCTCTGCGGGAGGGGATGATGGCGGCGCTGGGCCACCCGCCAGGGCAGAGGCGGGTTTCGAACCTGGGCCTTCTGCGACCCGGTCAGGCTGTCTCCAaaggggcgcgggggggggggctcttttctagccagaaaagtgttcttgccgccccctcccccttaggAAAAGTAATCCCAGCAGCTAAATTCGCAAAAGACTTCCAAcctgcaaagaggaggaggaggaggaggccatccggtgcagcccaatccggggggggggggcgtgtgaaGAAGGgatctgcgggggggggggacaatccGCTCCCCTCCGAGGCGCCCCCTTGCACAAAGCTGGGCAGGGGAGCCAGGCCTAGCCCCCCTCCCGAAGGACCCTCTGCTCggaggggtgggggcgaacccTCGCAGGGCGgccaaagcccctcccccagctggcCCGCGGGCCTCCCCCGGACAGAGCGGCCTTGCGCGTGATGGCCCGGagagccgccccccccctcctcctcctcctcctcctcgggggctgctgcccaggggggcgggcggggggggcgccTACCTCGGGGTCTCTTGAGGGCCGCGGCGGGGTCCTTCTCGTGTTCCGCGGACATCGCCGGCCCACCATCGCtcctccgcccgcccgcccggccgcCCAGCGCCGCCTCGATCGGCCGCTCCGGGGCGGGGCGGAGCCGGGCGGctgagcgtgggggggggggggagagcccgCCTGCGGGGAGGCGCCCGAGGAGAGACTGCCGGAGGGCCGCCGCCGCCTCTCAGGGCGAGTCTCTGCACGCGCGCCGCCCTTCCTCCAGCCGCAGCCAGAGGGGCTACTGGAGCTGACCAGCCCGCCCCGCCCGCCAATGAACGGCTGggggttaaaaaaacaacagcccccccccccgcccttccctctccGGCTACGGGAGGCGGCCTTGGCTGCGTTGCCCCTCTGGGTCGGGTCCCGGTCTGTTTCGACAGAGGGGGAGCCAGCGTGGAAAGACGGACATGCGGGCGCTGCTTGCAGGGTCTGGAAGCAACAGACACACACTCGGACAGGCAGatgtgctcgggggggggggcacataccTGCAGAGAAGAGTCACCCCTGGCaatgcagcccccccccgcccccgcccccgccccgggcccaccccccgcccc from Sphaerodactylus townsendi isolate TG3544 linkage group LG17, MPM_Stown_v2.3, whole genome shotgun sequence harbors:
- the PYGO1 gene encoding pygopus homolog 1, with protein sequence MSAEHEKDPAAALKRPRGGEGGLDGLGGSAVQLGSPDKKKRKAVAQGSCFPPPSEYAPPPNPSSDHLVAANPFDDNYNTVCYKPLPPAGNPYFASPGYPGFGGYNSFRMAPHLLPRMASQYGASYPLRSQPHPFPQSPVGMVFSRPQAMNFGPHENVGFGNQPPFNTSVNQNLPMPGQHFRPNPGENFGHMPSQTMTQMPHHEMPLPFGPGSNPSFNSSQVEPNPPYGPPPHNYGTNKPLQRPVANKHGPTPPQHPPEEPGSAGNADLKPVARHAPAEPDGLPPKPPDALNSSQANGTQNKPLLPRSATEGGSPEKAGQLPLHSGQHGHPSSDPVYPCGICTHEVNDDQDAILCEASCQKWFHRICTGMTESAYGLLTAEASAVWGCDTCMADKDVQLMRTRETGGPPVPSAEV